AGTGGTGGGTCgtctggctgctgcagtggaggATCCAGCTGGGGTGGCATGGGAGGAGGATCCAGTGGTGGGTCTTCAGGATCAAAGAGCATCATTGGAGGTGGAAGCAGTGGAGGatcctctggctgctgcagtggaggATCCAGCTGGGGTGGCATGGGAGGAGGATCCAGTGGTGGGTCTTCAGGATCAAAGAGCATCATTGGAGGTGGAGGTAGTGGAGGATCCTCTGGATGGTGCAGTGGGGGATCCAGTGGTGGGTCTTCAGGAGGCAAGATCATCATTGGAGGTGGAGGCAGTGGCGGGTCCTCTGGTTGCTGCGGTGGAGGATCCAGCTGGGGTGGTATGGGAGGAGGATCCAGTGGTGGGTCTTCAGGATCAAAGAGCATCATTGGAGGAGGAGGTAGCAGCGGATCCTCTGGATGGTGCAGTGGGGGTTCCAGTGGTGGGTCTTCAGGAGGCAAGATCATCATTGGAGGTGGAGGCAGTGGTGGGTCCTCTGGTTGCTGCAGTGGAGGATCCAGCTGGGGTGGCATGGGAGGAGGATCCAGTGGTGGGTCTTCAGGATCAAAGAGCATCATTGGAGGAGGAGGTAGTGGAGGATCCTCTGGATGGTGCAGTGGAGGATCCAGTGGTGGGTCTTCAGGATCAAAGAGCATCATTGGAGGTGGAGGCAGTGGCGGGTCCTCTGGTTGCTGTGGCGGAGGATCCAGCTGGGGTGGCATGGGAGGAGGATCCAGTGGTGGGTCTTCAGGATCAAAGAGCATCATTGGAGGTGGAGGTAGCAGCAGATCCTCTGGATGGTGCAGTGGGAGTTCCAGTGGTGGGTCTTCAGGAGGCAAGATCATCATTGGAGGTGGGGGTAGCGGTGGgtcctctggctgctgcagtggaggATCCAGCTGGGGTGGCATGGGAGGAGGATCCAGCGGTGGCAGCGGAGGATCTGCCCAGAAGATCATCATTAGCTCAGGCGGTGGAGGTGGTGGCTCATCAGGCTGCTACAGTGGGGGATCCAGTGGTGGGTCCTCAGGAGGCAAGATCATCATTGGAGGTGGAGGCAGTGGCGGGTCCTCTGGATGCTGCAGTGGAGGATCCAGTGGCGGCAGTGGCGGCTCCTCAGGCCATACAATCATCATCAGCTCCGGAGGGGGCAGCGGTGGGTCCTGCCAGTCCATGCAGCAGAAACGCCCTATTGTCATCCCCAGCATCCAGTCCCACCAGACCAAGCAGGCCTGCCACTGGCCCCCCAGCCAGCAGAAGTAACAGCCGCCCGTGGCCTTGGCACTCAGCAAGAacagccctgcctctgccatGTCACCTTTTTCCCTCCAGACCTGGATCTCTGGGCCTGTTTCTCCCCAGCGTGTCCTCTTCCCTTGTCTTCCCTTGACACTGCATCCCCGTGCTGAGAACTCCCAAATGCCTCTTCTCACCCACCAATATGAAGGGAAATAAAGATTGCTGTGTACAGAAAGAACTGCTTTTACAAGGTTGTTGTTATCTTTTGTCAGTCccctttttgctttcaaaaagtgAATAATACATCAAATGCCTTCAGCTGTGATATGTTCTTcagcctgcagtgctggaaCAGATGGTTATTAATACATCTTGCTTGAGAGAAACCTTGTGGCTTAAACAGATCATCATTGTCCCTCTGGCAAATAACGTCCACCTTCTTGCAAATAATGTCCACCCAGGCTGCAGTTTTAATCCAGGAAATAGCCCcacctcagtttccccttcCCAGAGGAGTAAGCAGACCACAAAATCTGAGTTTCATTTCAGGGTTTTGCCAAGCAGACAGCAGCATTATTTGGAAATACGGTTGGGTTTTTATGTGCTTCATTTCTCTAGATTTATCGCAAGAAACACATTCATTACGGTATGAAACATTCAGTAGCATTTGTGCTGAAGTCAGCAGCAAGTCCTCTTCAGGACAGGTGTGATCACAGTCTTGCATTCACCACATTTTAAGCCAAGAGGGGGTTTTGTCCATCTTGCACACCCATCTGGTAGGCAGGAAACAAAATTAGGAATAAACAGATCATTGGCCGTGCAAACGCTTCTgccttttgcaaaaaaattggAGAGTTCTTCTCTCACCAGCAGTATCTTCATCACATCCCATGCTCTGAACATTAGCATTACTGTGCATGAAAGAAGCTGCTGGGAAAAGGGGTTGTAGGATCTGGCCaaggtttttctctctctcctagCCATGCACACCAAGGCAGCATCCACTGAGGTGTCTGCAGTGAGGAGACAGCATGAGCTCCCAGCCCATCCAGAGGGTGACTGGACTGCAGGGCAGCAAAGGGCCCAGATGGGGCATCAGAAAACAGGCGGCATGGCCCAAATCTGGGGCAGCTCCACTGTGAAGCCTTTTGCATCCACCCTTGCCTTTGTCCCACATAGCTATTAAAGCTGCTCTTTAACCTGGGGGGAGTTGTGGCAATGCCGGTCCCTCCCACAGCTGTGGTTCCAGCCACCCTCTTCCTCTACGTATGGCAAGTGCCATACATGTGTGTGTCCTGCAGGTTCAGCGTTTCCAGTCCCTGCAGGGTCCAGCCTTGAGGTCTCCACACACTAGGGTTTGCAGAAGCACCTCTCACCACCCCTGCTGAGAGCTTCCACAGCCTTCCCTCACACCCTGGGTGATGAAGAGCTACAGATCCTAGGTGCCCCTTTGTGCAAGTCCTTACAGGTTAAATGCAGAGAAGGGATCAAGGTGTTACGATGCTCGGTAGCGCAACGCCTACACCTCACATGCGAGAGTCAGAATTGCAGTAAGACTCAGATTCCACTTTGGTGATGGGAGTGGAGCTTAGGCCACTGGAGGgagttcaaagaaaaattaaggaagCCCCCTGCATCCACGTTCCTGGTGCTGATGGTCCTGTCCCCATACCAATGGAGTTGCGTGCATGCTCAACCTTGTGTTCATTGTGACAGGGCTTGGCAGCCTGCTGCCACTGTCATGCATCCTCTCAGCTCAAACCCCCCAATTACACTTTCCTCTACTCAACCTTCCGTGAGGGTGGATGCTGTTGTCAGCCTCCAAGCATGCGTGACGCAGTGACAGGATGAAGCTGCTGCAAAACATAGCAGCCAACGCTGTGATAACTGTGCTGACAAACTGTCATTCTGCAACAAGCAAAATGTGCAGGTGCCTTTCCAGCCTCAGGTGTGGGTGGCCTGGCCAGTGAAGCAGGACCCTTATAAAACGGGTCCTGCTGAGACAGAGGAAATGTTTAATGTCCTAGAGTTCAAGGGCAGGGTCTTGAAGGTTTTCAAATGCACCTTTGCAAACAGAAAGTTTTCAAGACTTCCCCCACGACAGCCCGGTGATTGGGCCCCTGGGAAGCTGGAGCTGAGCACAGACCTCTCTGCTCAATCCACCCTCATCGTCCACCCTGGGCTCCCAAAAGGATAAGGAGAAATGGCCCCCACGTCCCTGCCATCCTCATGGGGCCCTCTGAAATGAATCTAGGCTGAGGAGCTCCAAAGCGATGCGCTGCCCCACCAGAGGTGATACATCTGGCCTGTTGAGCACATGGTTGCCTTTCCTAGCAGGCTGGacatgctgctgctccccatccAGATTCCCATCTTCCCAGTCCTTGAGGAAACCCTCTTTCCCAAAAATTTCCTGGGACTCCACTCTAGCAATCCTCCACCCTTGTCCTTCCATCATGCTCTGGCCCTAACTCCCTCCAGCCTCCATCCCTCAGCACCTGCTCTGTCTCCACTCTCTGCTGAGCACCCAAGAAGATGCAGCCAAGCAGAAATGCATTGGGGAGCCCCCAGGGTAGACCCCCAGAAGCCATTTCCCCACAACATCTCCAAGCAAGACTCACGGAAATGAATCATTAGGTAGAACTAGCAACTGCAACGTTGAACGTCATTGCTGCATCTCCTTCGTATCACCTATCTGCTGCAAGTGAGTCAAAGAAGGAGGTAGCTAAAGCCAGGCTCAGTAAATAAATCTATCAGCATTCCTTAGGGTGTCTCACTTCCCTTAGGAGCACAGTGCATACGATATAAAAGCTCACCTATCCCAAGGCTCCTCATACACCTGCCACCAAGCCTTGAACGCATTTCCAGTTGCACTGAAGGTAAGCCCATTGATATGGAAACTTTTTGAACCCCTATGCAGAGAGGTTGCTCCACCAGTTGGTCTCCGAGCATGCTTTGAGTGAAGGAACCGTGCCGGCTCGACACTGGATGGGGTTGACTGAAAACCAGTTGGTGTGCCACCAGAACCGCCTTGCTTAGAGAAAGGCAGCTGGTACTCCAAGGGCGCACAAATGTGGCTGagttttcagctgctgtgagcTTTAGCAGACTATACATCCAGAAGGGCATATAGTGGGACTAAGTTTTATAGACTACTGGCTCTGAGCATGTCAGAGTATGTGTGCAGATCTCTGGAAGTACTCTCAACCTTCCTGCACACAGAGTTTTTTGGTAACTGCTGTGACCTGCAAAGTGGTCCCTGGGTGATTTCCATCACAGGTCCTTCCTGCAGTCCAGCACGGGTGAGGGAGTTGATGAAGCTGCCATTCCTATAGCACTGCTGAAGATGGGGCAAACAGGATATTTCATGGATACCCCTCCATGTCTGGGTTACTGTGAAGGTTCAGTAGCACATCCAGGACGCTCCTTTCTGACAACACCGTTCCTTGCAGGGTCACTGCTCAAAGATGTGCTCCAGACAGACCTCCGGAGGCTGCCATGAATCGTCATCCCAGTCCAGCGGATGCCACAGCGGGGGCTCCGGCTGCCACGGGGGCAGCTCCTCCAGCTACCAGGCACAGGGCTCCTCCTGCTGTGGGGGCTCAGGATCGGGCAGCTacggcgggggcagcgggggctcTGGCAAGATCATAGTCAGCTCGGGCGGTGGAGGAGGTGGATCCTGCTGCAGTGGGGGCTCCTCAGGCTATGGCATGGGAGGGGGGTCCAGCGGTGGCAGTGGGGGATCTGCCCAGAAGATCATCATTAGCtcaggtggtggaggaggtggCTCATCAGGCTACTGCAGTGGGGGATCCAGTGGTGGGTCCTCAGGAGGCAAGATCATCATTGGAGGTGGAGGCAGTGGCGGgtcctctggctgctgcagtggaggATCCAGCTGGGGTGGCATGGGAGGAGGATCCAGTGGTGGGTCTTCAGGATCAAAGAGCATCATTGGAGGAGGAGGTAGTGGAGGATCCTCTGGATGGTGCAGTGGAGGATCCAGTGGTGGGTCCTCAGGAGGCAAGATCATCATTGGAGGTGGAGGCAGTGGTGGGTCgtctggctgctgcagtggaggATCCAGCTGGGGTGGCATGGGAGGAGGATCCAGTGGTGGGTCTTCAGGATCAAAGAGCATCATTGGAGGAGGAGGTAGCGGAGGATCCTCTGGATGGTGCAGTGGAGGATCCAGTGGTGGGTCCTCAGGGGGCAAGATCATCATTGGAGGTGGAAGCAGTGGTGGGTCgtctggctgctgcagtggaggATCCAGCTGGGGTGGCATGGGAGGAGGATCCAGTGGTGGGTCTTCAGGATCAAAGAGCATCATTGGAGGAGGAGGTAGCGGAGGATCCTCTGGATGGTGCAGTGGAGGATCCAGTGGTGGGTCTTCAGGGGGCAAGATCATCATTGGAGGTGGAAGCAGTGGTGGGTCgtctggctgctgcagtggaggATCCAGCTGGGGTGGCATGGGAGGAGGATCCAGTGGTGGGTCTTCAGGATCAAAGAGCATCATTGGAGGTGGAGGCAGTGGAGGATCCTCTGGATGGTGCAGTGGCAGATCCAGCTGGGGTGGCATGGGAGGAGGATCCAGTGGTGGGTCTTCAGGATCAAAGAGCATCATTGGAGGTGGAGGCAGTGGAGGATCCTCTGGATGGTGCAGTGGCGGATCCAGCTGGGGTGGCATGGGAGGAGGATCCAGTGGTGGGTCTTCAGGATCAAAGAGCATCATTGGAGGTGGAGGCAGTGGAGGGTCCTCTGGTTGCTGCAGTGGAGGATCCAGTGGTGGGTCTTCAGGATCAAAGAGCATCATTGGAGGAGGAGGTAGTGGAGGATCCTCTGGATGGTGCAGTGGAGGATCCAGTGGCGGATCTTCAGGATCAAAGAGCATCATTGGAGGTGGAGGCAGTGGCGGGtcttctggctgctgcagtggaggATCCAGCTGGGGTGGCATGGGAGGAGGATCCAGTGGTGGGTCTTCAGGATCAAAGAGCATCATTGGAGGTGGAAGCAGTGGAGGATCCTCTGGATGGTGCAGTGGGGGATCCAGTGGTGGGTCCTCAGGAGGCAAGATCATCATTGGAGGTGGAAGCAGTGGAGGatcctctggctgctgcagtggaggATCCAGCTGGGGTGGCATGGGAGGAGGATCCAGCGGTGGCAGCGGAGGATCTGCCCAGAAGATCATCATTAGCTCAGGCGGTGGAGGTGGTGGCTCATCAGGCTGCTACAGTGGGGGATCCAGTGGTGGGTCCTCAGGAGGCAAGATCATCATTGGAGGTGGAGGCAGTGGCGGGTCCTCTGGATGCTGCAGTGGAGGATCCAGTGGCGGCAGTGGCGGCTCCTCAGGCCATACAATCATCATCAGCTCCGGAGGGGGCAGCGGTGGGTCCTGCCAGTCCATGCAGCAGAAACGCCCTATTGTCATCCCCAGCATCCAGTCCCACCAGACCAAGCAGGCCTGCCACTGGCCCCCCAGCCAGCAGAAGTAACAGCCGCCCGTGGCCTTGGCACTCAGCAAGAacagccctgcctctgccatGTCACCTTTTTCCCTCCAGACCTGGATCTCTGGGCCTGTTTCTCCCCAGCGTGTCCTCTTCCCTTGTCTTCCCTTGACACTGCATCCCCGTGCTGAGAACTCCAGGATTAACTGCCGTGTCTCCGGCTGTTGGTGTTGGGATGCCTTTGGCAaggctctgctgcttttccaaagagcattttaaatatccaataaatgtaataatatctcaaagctgcctttttggggagtttttttttttctgtgttctcaaCCAGCATCTGATGGTCTTGGAAGTGGAAGTCTATCTGATGAGTCATTTCACTCCTATTTTAATGAAGATGAGGGGTTTCAGTAGTGCATTGGTGTAAATGCAGCTCTGAATCCACCCAGGTTATAGCCCCAGAGAGTCTGTACCTTTGTTTTCCCCCAGACTCAGTGACAGAGTAACAGCACAGCCTAAGATGTGAAGTAACCACAGCACCCAACATGCTACTGGCTCCCATGGATGGTGCAGCCATCCCAGCTCATGGCTCTAAGTCCTCTGAGGTACCAGCACCCAATGACCATGTCTGTGGAGCAATGAATTGCTGCTGGGAGACATGACCACCAAGCTCAGTCCTGATCAGCAGGGACAGGGCCAAGCCTCAACAGCAGCTGTTGCTGCCCAGGCTGGCCAACAACAGCATGCCAATGTCCACGTCCCTGCcatcctcccccttccctcccagatTTGCAAACCTCAGAACATCTCTACCCAGAGGGTAAGCCTCACACACTGAGTCAGCCAAGTCAGCCCTGGGCCAGGCAGAAGGAAATAAGCCCAGCAGCAAGTCCCTCAGGCGACGGCACACACTCCAAATCATGCCTCCAGGCTTTAAAGCTCTCCTTAGCCAAGATTTTGAAATCTGCTTTGGAATGCTAAGGGTAGCACCACCTCCCCTGTGCACTGCTTTCTGCCCAGTAGACTTTTGCCAATTCTGGCACTCACTGTCCCCACGGCAAAATGTCTCAGAGCTGAACAGATCGAGTTCAGCCCAGGAGACACGTGCTGCGGGGCTGAGCTGGAGCATCGTGtcaagcagcaccaccagcatgGCCATGACACATctcccctgcatccctccaCATCAGTCTCCCTGGAGTCCTTGGTGCTCTTTCCAGAAGGACACCGCATATGAAAGTGCAGAAGGAAGGCACTTGGAAGCATAATCCTTCATTAGAGGAATAATCCAGCCACAGTGGGCTTAGCTGTTAGGACATTCACACCTCTGCAAGTCTCTCTAAGCTTTCTCAGAGCATCTCTAGCACCCTTGCAAAATATCTGAGCCAGGCCCTTCACTTTTGACAAGCTTCTGGTTTGGAGGCAAATGTCTTCCTCAGAAAATCTCCCACTGGAGCCACCAGTGAGATGCCAGAGGGATCAATATGCTGTGCGGCCACCAGATGCTTTCTGAGCATTtgccttcccctctcccaggTAGCCACGGATCACATCCACCCTTGCAGCGATGTCCTGAGCCACAAGCACTGCCACACTGCTGAACCACAGCCTTCTTGAACCTTCCCTGAGCAGGACCTGGTCACCACCACCCTCTGCCCCACACTTGTTAACCCTCTTGCTTAGCATTTCCCTACACCCATGCTCCCACCCACCTTCCCCAGTCTCCCCCTGTGTTGCCACCTCGCTGGGGGCTGAAGCAGTCCTCGGTAGCTCAGGGCAGGAGCACAGGAATAGGATCATTAAGCAGAAGTAGCAATTACTGCCACATGCAACTCAACAAGCAGCGTGAAGGAAAGATATTGATCAGATGTCATGAGTcaaagcaaacactgaaatCAGAGTTTGGTAAATAAATCCTTGCCATTCCTTAGGGTGTCTCACTTCCCGTAGATGTTGGACGCCGTATAAAAGTTCCTGTCTGTTAAAGCTCCTCGTTCAGTCGACTTTTATCTTCTAAATGTGTTTCCGATGGCTGAGGAGGGTAAGTCTGCTCTTTTCTGGGACTTTATTATTCCATATTCATGGGAAATATCTTCATTTGAGATCTTGACATGTGCTTGCAGCAGTACCCACGCTGCCTGAGCATCCACAGCAAAGTTCTCAGGACCTGTAGGGTTTCTTGCTGTGGCACAGATCAGATCACTAGGAAGCAAGGTGAAGTCAGGTCACTGGACTGGGACCCACAGGGCTCAGCAGGCTGAAAACCCAGATGAGCCTCTAGTGAGACTAGTATGTGGTGACTGCACagtcttttcagttttgaacaCATTTGCAACGTGCAGGacacattttttatattatttaattgCAAGCCTATGGTGTACTTCGTAATGGTTACATACCTCTATAGCTGTGCCGATTATTTTATGCATAGACCTTTTAGGGGCACTACGCAATGATGGCAATAACCCAGATGGCAACGTCATCTTGCATGGAAATTTTGATCTGCCACTCTTGCAACAGTTTGAAAACAGGAACAAGGACAATCCTTGCTGTTTTTACAGCTCTGTGATTACAGTCATGAAGACGAGTGGGGAAAACCATGGCAGTTACTAGATGCTAAAAGATTATACTTCCGATTTTAATTCGCTAGAAATATATCTTGGagataagaaagagaaaagctctCCCAGTAAGAGTCAAAATACTCTTGCATTTGAAGACGAGCTAGGCAGTACCTGGTTTTGACCACATCACCTGAAACCTGCCCACCTGCCATGGTGCCAAAAGTAAGCAAGACAGTGCAGGTTTGattgttgaggtttttttcctctttcagattTATCACTATCTCCGAGGGAGATGTGGCCGGCGGAATAGGGGCTACAGCAACGAGATCTCCTTGCACCACAGAGGACACTGCACGGGCAGTGGGAGGATCTCAGGCATCCGGGGACATGGCTCTTTGTCCTGGGATGGGGAAGGTTCGGTCATCTATAGCCGGAGACCTTCATCTTGCCAGCCCAGGCCAACATCATCCCCCTACAGTGCTGAAGGGGGGTACAGATGTGACAGTGGTGGATCTATTGTAATAACCAGTGATGACAGCTGGGGGACATGTAGCTGGGGCGCTGCAGGGAGGACAGTCCCAATCTATGGCACCAGTGGGGGAACGGGGTGCAGCAGTGAGGACTCGGGCCATAACATCATTGGCACCGCGGGCGGGGGTGGAGGATCCAGCTGCCACA
Above is a window of Falco biarmicus isolate bFalBia1 chromosome 19, bFalBia1.pri, whole genome shotgun sequence DNA encoding:
- the LOC130141220 gene encoding uncharacterized protein LOC130141220 codes for the protein MCSRQTSGGCHESSSQSSGCHSGGSGCHGGSSSSYQAQGSSCCGSCCSGGSSGYGMGGGSSGGSGGSAQKIIISSGGGGGGSSGCCSGGSSGGSSGGKIIIGGGGSGGSSGCCSGGSSWGGMGGGSSGGSSGSKSIIGGGGSGGSSGCCSGGSRSSGGSSGGKIIIGGGSSGGSSGCCSGGSSWGGMGGGSSGGSSGSKSIIGGGSSGGSSGCCSGGSSWGGMGGGSSGGSSGSKSIIGGGGSGGSSGWCSGGSSGGSSGGKIIIGGGGSGGSSGCCGGGSSWGGMGGGSSGGSSGSKSIIGGGGSSGSSGWCSGGSSGGSSGGKIIIGGGGSGGSSGCCSGGSSWGGMGGGSSGGSSGSKSIIGGGGSGGSSGCCGGGSSWGGSSGGSGGSAQKIIISSGGGGGGSSGCYSGGSSGGSSGGKIIIGGGGSGGSSGCCSGGSSGGSGGSSGHTIIISSGGGSGGSCQSMQQKRPIVIPSIQSHQTKQACHWPPSQQK
- the LOC130141231 gene encoding uncharacterized protein LOC130141231, which produces MCSRQTSGGCHESSSQSSGCHSGGSGCHGGSSSSYQAQGSSCCGSCCSGGSSGYGMGGGSSGGSGGSAQKIIISSGGGGGGSSGYCSGGSSGGSSGGKIIIGGGGSGGSSGCCSGGSSWGGMGGGSSGGSSGSKSIIGGGGSGGSSGWCSGGSSGGSSGGKIIIGGGGSGGSSGCCSGGSSWGGMGGGSSGGSSGSKSIIGGGGSGGSSGWCSGGSSGGGGSSWGGMGGGSSGGSSGSKSIIGGGGSGGSSGWCSGGSSGGSSGGKIIIGGGSSGGSSGCCSGGSSWGGMGGGSSGGSSGSKSIIGGGGSSGGSSGCCSGGSSGGGGSSGSKSIIGGGGSGGSSGCCSGGSSWGGMGGGSSGGSSGSKSIIGGGSSGGSSGCCSGGSSWGGMGGGSSGGSGGSAQKIIISSGGGGGGSSGCYSGGSSGGSSGGKIIIGGGGSGGSSGCCSGGSSGGSGGSSGHTIIISSGGGSGGSCQSMQQKRPIVIPSIQSHQTKQACHWPPSQQK